ctgttgctgttgctgttgctgttgctgctatGAGGTTGAGCGGTCGAGGGCTCTTATAGATAGACAACGGCTTCACTATCACCAACACAACCCCGGGGTATGGACTCCACCATCTGGGGCTCCCGAGCACGAGCGTCATGAGACCCCCCCCGTGAATGCATATCAACgggtttctttcccttgtcTCCAGATGGCCTGTGTTCATGATGACACATTCCGAAGCGATCGCCAGTCTAGAGGGTTCGACTAACCCGATACGCGTCGGATGGACATCACGATGAGCTTGTATGTGTCAATAGCCACAAACCAGACGTCGGGTCTGCCTCCCGATGCAGGTCTCTTACGCTAGTGCGTGAGGATCTCAGTCTAGACTCGGGCTGCTGCCAGTTGTTCGGGAGCGCGTGTCTTTGCCGGGATAGAGTATCCAAATTGAGCAAAAGAGATACGGGCTGGTCACGGCGATATCAGTAACTCTTGCTCGTTCTACACTATCACCACACCTGATAGAGCTATTCCATATCACTGGATAGCTGTCTCAATCCACAATGGGTGTTACCGATGAGGGGTGATACTGCCGTGGATCCAGGGCTGGAATCTTCCCCAAGTTTATTTGGAGATAGGATCCATCAGAACCATGACTTCTTTCCGAGATGGCCCTTGTGCCCCACGTTGCGTGCCTGACCAGCATTCACGCCAGCACCGGTTGTGGATGGTTCGGGAAGACAGTCTTCGGCTCTATTGTTTTCTTGTACCGCGCTCTCCGCGTGCCGGATATGGATGCAAGGCAGCCTTGATACTGAGAGTTTTGCGAACCATTGAAGCCTAGGGAGTCTGTCTTCACTCCTTCCGACCACAGTTATGCCCCTCAAGGTGACCCCGAAAGTCTCTGACAGTCCTCTCGGGGGCAGGCTCGGATTCCCTCAGGATATATCCTGCTTCGGTAGAACAAGAGATTTCTTGATTCAAGCTCACAAGCAGTCATGTTATCAGTGAATACCCGGTCCCGTTGATAAtggcatcctcctccctATCTTGGGACATACCCAGCGTGGAATTGTCACATTGTGGTATTCGCCTTGGGCAGGCAATTCAATGCAATGCGAACCTGCACAGCTGAGAGTCTGTTATGAATAGAGTGAGTGTCAATATGTTTACTTCCCACCGGGATAGATACATTCAACATGGATATCAAAACTGAGACATCCAGGCTAATAACAGGCACCTTAATTAGGCTATTGACTGAACTATGATAAATTTACAAGCACCAACGGCTTCCCAGAAACGGTTGCTGCGAGGACGGTCATATTCCATCAAGATCCCCTGTATCACCAACTGGAAATGCCTCAAACACATATGTTATTGCCCATGGCAGTTGTGGTCGACATCAGTCAGCCCCCACTGAGCTGAACTCCACGCAGGCTGACGATCCAATGAACTGCTGCCCATTCACCAACTTCGTCTCACACGACAGaccaccttcctcttctacccCATCATGGCTCAATTCAGCTTATTCCCAAGTCTCCCCCCAGAGATCCGCCACCAGATATGGCTGGAAGCTCTCTCCAACGCCGACGAACCCGGCGAGACCCCCCTCTTCTACTTCAAAAAAGGCTGCTGGCGCTACCGACCtctcaagccagaagatTCGGGTTGGCACCCCAGCTGCGAGACCCTATGCCTCCGGTTCGACCATGACCGTCTCGATCCCCTGAGATATGACCACCCCTTGTTCCACGTCAACTGGGAAGCCCGCAGCGCTGCTCGGTCCTGGGCCAGGTCCCccggagagaaagagaaagaggcggCTTCTCTTCTCATGACCCGGTCATTCGACGCAGACCGCGACATGCTATATGTCTCGGAGGAAGAGTACGGCGACTTCATCACCGAACCCTCGGAATGTCCCTGTGAGGCCGGAAACTTTGATACGTTCAGTGGCTGTGGCCCCCACTGGCACCGGCTTGCTGTGCCGCTTGGGTTGCTAAAGAATGACCCTGCCGCGTTTTCAGAGTTGTATAACGAATATGGGAGCGTTTGGATAGTCTATCTCATTGTCGAGGCTGAGCCGGACGACTTTTGGCACGTCCAGGGTACGGACAGCCGAGAACGGCAGTGGTGGGAGGTGCAGAGTCTAGAAGGGGCCCCGGATGCGAACTTTTACAGCGACGATGGTAGCGAGTTCCTTTGGAGCGGATATACGTCTGCGCTTGATCGGTATTATTTAAATGATGTATTGGGTCCTGTGGCGACGGAGATGTTCAATAACGATGTCATCCGGTGGTATCCCGTGTTTCAGATTCGACCGGCTCGTGTTGTTAGGAAGTGTATATAGGAATGAATTCCGTATATTAGATGGAGATATGAGTCCAGTCACCAATATCAGTGGTATCCTCATTGTGTCACTATCAGCCCGAGTATTATAACCTTAGACTATTATACATCCTTTTCACATCTAGCCAAGGATATCTAACCCTAGAAGCACCACTCGTCTCTCCATCTTTACTCTGTCCCAATCCCATCCCAGGCAGTTCATCCTTGTCAACGCTCTCCGGCTCTCTAACCCAGCCACGGCTCTGCGCATCAAGAACAGCCTGGAACCAAGCATCCGCCATCTTCCCATAGCCACGCTCATTCGGATGCTTCCGATCCGACAAATCCCCAAGGGTAATATTAATTGGTACAGACAAGACCTGCTCCCCATCCATACCCTCAATAATCTTGTCAAGCTTCTCATTAAACGCATCTGTATTCGCCTGCATGCGCGTATCATTCGCCCAAATGACCGGCGCCACAAGGACAGTCACGCCCTGACTCGCCTCGAAAAGCCGGTTAATAATATCCTGTATAATCTGATCCGCAGAATCAAGATCAACCTCAAGGTCCATATTATTCGTCCCGGCAAGGAGACAAACAACATTCGGTTTCGCGGGGACTGAAAGCTCCAGGTATTCCCTGATATCAGACAGGTATTTCCCGCTGTGGCCCTCGTGGTCGTTATCGGCCATTTCGCCGTCCTGGAGACTGCCGATCATGTCGACTTCGAGTCCCGGTTGGTGGTTTTGCAGTGCGCTGCGCAGTTTGTGCCGGTAGCCTGTTATGTCTGGGGAGCCGGTTCCGCGTGTTATGGAGTCGCCTAGAGGCATTACGCGGAGGGGTGGGAGGGACGATGCTGCCACCCAGAGGAGTATAGATGGAAATGCGAGTGCATATTTTATAGCGTGGTGGTATAGCATGGTGATAGTGTGATTATACcggagcaggaggaattgggGATAGACATAGACAACATGCGCCGCAGCTCAATGTGACATCGGGTCAGATAGTTCCTGAGAATATTATGCGGTATACGTTGCTTCCCCAGACACAATGGGTTTATTGTCGATGCTGCCCTCGCAAAGAGTGCTAGGTTGACGTCGAGCGATGGGATGATATGAAACACTGGAGCACGTCCCAAGCAGCCAGTAATGGTATCAGCCAGTGAGGATCCGTATTCTGCTGCGCCACTCGCAAAAATGGTTACCATCGTCGCAAGATTGCAGTCCAGGGGCGCGCTGTCGATCGCAGTGTAAAGCGAGACCTGTGAATTCCCTCTTGCGGTTAGCCTTACCGTTCTAGGAATGGCCGCCCGATACGCCGTACTGTCACCGCCAGCTCCTCCGCGTATATAAGACCCGTCCTCGCTGTTCCGACCTTCATCCCTCCcaacttcctcttcttccttgacctCCCACCCCATATCCCGCTGATTCTGTAACTTGGGTCGTGGGGAGGGATCTGTTGAAAGATGACCGCCAAGGTTCGTAGTCATATCAGTCTAGACAAACAATCAGATTAGCTAAAAATAGTGCCAAGACTCGTCCAATGTCGAGGGGCCATAAACGTATGCTCTTTGGGAACATCTATCAGTTTCTCCTGACTTCCTCTTCACAATCCCGTATCTATTACAAAACATTACGCTCGGCAACTCTTGAACAACGAACTTCATTGCAGCTATGAGTACCTCGCCTCCCACCCCGCCATCAAGGGCCTTACTAGATGGCGAACAGAGATTCAAAACTATTACATCACCCTGTGAGTGGGTGGAGGATTACCGCCCAGGTGGCTATCATCCAGTTGTTCTCGGCGATACCTTCAATCATGGCCAGTACAAGGTCATCCGGAAGCTC
The nucleotide sequence above comes from Aspergillus puulaauensis MK2 DNA, chromosome 3, nearly complete sequence. Encoded proteins:
- a CDS encoding SGNH/GDSL hydrolase family protein (CAZy:CE3;~COG:S;~EggNog:ENOG410PWFQ;~InterPro:IPR013830,IPR036514;~PFAM:PF13472;~SECRETED:SignalP(1-22)) is translated as MLYHHAIKYALAFPSILLWVAASSLPPLRVMPLGDSITRGTGSPDITGYRHKLRSALQNHQPGLEVDMIGSLQDGEMADNDHEGHSGKYLSDIREYLELSVPAKPNVVCLLAGTNNMDLEVDLDSADQIIQDIINRLFEASQGVTVLVAPVIWANDTRMQANTDAFNEKLDKIIEGMDGEQVLSVPINITLGDLSDRKHPNERGYGKMADAWFQAVLDAQSRGWVREPESVDKDELPGMGLGQSKDGETSGASRVRYPWLDVKRMYNSLRL
- a CDS encoding 2EXR domain-containing protein (COG:S;~EggNog:ENOG410PSJK) codes for the protein MAQFSLFPSLPPEIRHQIWLEALSNADEPGETPLFYFKKGCWRYRPLKPEDSGWHPSCETLCLRFDHDRLDPLRYDHPLFHVNWEARSAARSWARSPGEKEKEAASLLMTRSFDADRDMLYVSEEEYGDFITEPSECPCEAGNFDTFSGCGPHWHRLAVPLGLLKNDPAAFSELYNEYGSVWIVYLIVEAEPDDFWHVQGTDSRERQWWEVQSLEGAPDANFYSDDGSEFLWSGYTSALDRYYLNDVLGPVATEMFNNDVIRWYPVFQIRPARVVRKCI